In the genome of Ignavibacteriota bacterium, the window CTCCTTGAAATTTCCAAAGGAAGTATTTGGGTGAACGGAGAGCGTAAAGCGTTCATCGAAGGAAATCCTTCTTTACGTTCGGAGACAAAACTCTTTCCTCCAAATGAAAATTTTACTTTCAATAATTACGGTCCGATTCGGATTCCGAAACAAGGGGACATTATTCTTCTCACAAAAGAAACGTACCAGCAATGGGAAAATCTCATTCGTTCGGAAGGACATTCGGTCTCTTGGTCTGATGTGCGTGGCTGTTTACTCGACGGACAACCTGTTGAAACGTACGTCATCAAAGAAAATTATTTGTTTATGCTCGGAGATAATTTCTTTCATAGTTACGACAGTCGCTTTTGGGGATTTCTCCCTGAGAAAAATGTCATCGGTGACGCAGCAATTGTGTATTGGTCGTTGGAAGAGAATCACCGCAGTAAATCCGTTTCCGATTTCCTTGGTTCTATTCGTTGGGGTCGAATCGGAATGTTCATCAATTAGAAATTTAAATAATGTCGAGTATCTACCTCCATATTCCCTTCTGCGAGCGCAAATGTATCTACTGTGATTTTTACTCGATTGAAAATCTCAAGCCGATGCTGACATTCGTCGAGGCATTGCAAAAAGAGATTTCGATGTATAAATCATATTCTCATCGCGAAAAAGTCGAGACAATATTTTTCGGCGGCGGAACTCCTTCCCTCCTCTCCGATGATTCACTGAAAAGAATTTTTGAGACGCTTCACCAAAATTATGAAATCAATCCCGACGCTGAAATTACTCTCGAAGCAAATCCGGGAACTGTGGATGAAACGAAATTACGTTCGTTCATCAATGTGGGCATTAATCGTTTGAGTTTCGGGGTTCAATCATTCCATCAAAATGAACTTGAGTTTCTTGGAAGAATACATAACAGTGAACAGGCAATGAACAGCGTCAAGTCGGCACAGGATGTTGGATTTGAGAACATCAACATTGATTTGATTTATTCGCTCCCCCAACAATCAATGAAGAATTGGGAAGAAACACTTGAGAAAGCGCTTGCATTGAAAACACAGCACATTTCTGCTTACAGTTTGATTGTCGAACCGAACACTCCGCTACACCGGATGGTTGAATTAAAACAAATTACTCCATCTCCAACCGAACAGGAAGCCGAGATGTATGAATTTACCATGAAGTATTTACAAGAGCGCGGCTTTATCCATTATGAAGTTTCAAATTATGCCCGTCCCGGATTTGAAAGTAAACATAATTCAAATTACTGGAATCATACAAACTATTTGGGTTTCGGTCCGTCGGCTCATTCATTCTGGGCAAATCGTCGTTGGTGGAATGTAAAGAATCTTCAACTCTACATCGAACGGATTGCCAACGAAACATTTCCAACAGAATCGGAAGAAACACTTTCGAACACTCAGTTGCTCGATGAAGCAATTATGCTTGGATTGAGAAGCAACAGTCTCGATTTACGAACAATTGAACAGCGGTTTGGTGTCAATCTTCGTCAGGTTCATCAAGCCAAAATTCAAGAACTCGTTGCTTCTAAACTTGCAGTGTTCAAAGGAAACAAATTACATCTGACTGACAACGGATTTCTGCTCTGCGATAGCATTGCCGAGTCACTGCTAATTCAACTTCAGGCGGCGTAAGTCGCTTGTAAATAGTGCTGAATTCTTCTATATTGTCACGCTTTTTTATTACATAATCAAACTGATTTTGCAAATTTGAGGAACTTAATGTCCGATAAACTTATAAATCGAATTGTTGCACTGAGTGTCTTACTTATTACACTTGTTGTTTATTTCAAAACACTTTCTGTCACTGTCGTCTTTTGGGATGTAGGTGAATTTTGTGCTGCGGCGTTCTTGATGCAAGTCCCTCATCCTCCCGGTTCTCCGCTTTTCCTCATCATTGCCAAAGTCGCTTCGATGATTCCGTTCTTACCGGATATCGCGGCTCGTATGCACGCTGTGTCCACAATTTCAAGCGCCCTTGGTG includes:
- the hemW gene encoding radical SAM family heme chaperone HemW, with the protein product MSSIYLHIPFCERKCIYCDFYSIENLKPMLTFVEALQKEISMYKSYSHREKVETIFFGGGTPSLLSDDSLKRIFETLHQNYEINPDAEITLEANPGTVDETKLRSFINVGINRLSFGVQSFHQNELEFLGRIHNSEQAMNSVKSAQDVGFENINIDLIYSLPQQSMKNWEETLEKALALKTQHISAYSLIVEPNTPLHRMVELKQITPSPTEQEAEMYEFTMKYLQERGFIHYEVSNYARPGFESKHNSNYWNHTNYLGFGPSAHSFWANRRWWNVKNLQLYIERIANETFPTESEETLSNTQLLDEAIMLGLRSNSLDLRTIEQRFGVNLRQVHQAKIQELVASKLAVFKGNKLHLTDNGFLLCDSIAESLLIQLQAA
- the lepB gene encoding signal peptidase I, yielding MLRFRDLAIIFTVTIVAALFLKMFVLEAVFIPSASMEETLLPGDFVLVNKLSLSSASSSSSSLNATIPFLSFSKQVDVERGDVVVFRFPGTAEKSVLAKDDLLVKRCVAKGGDLLEISKGSIWVNGERKAFIEGNPSLRSETKLFPPNENFTFNNYGPIRIPKQGDIILLTKETYQQWENLIRSEGHSVSWSDVRGCLLDGQPVETYVIKENYLFMLGDNFFHSYDSRFWGFLPEKNVIGDAAIVYWSLEENHRSKSVSDFLGSIRWGRIGMFIN